Proteins from one Mucilaginibacter jinjuensis genomic window:
- a CDS encoding prolyl oligopeptidase family serine peptidase → MIIVKKYFLVVMLGLGLALPVLSHAQSTGKFEKGLYAEKKDTLPYQILMPENFDPQKKYPLVIVLHGAGERGNDNQAQMKYGTGLFLNATSREKYPAIVIYPQCPANGFWSNVKYKRDTVANKNVFDFQEGGAPTKAMTALMGLIDNFLDKPYVNKHQVYIGGLSMGGMGTFEIIRREPKIFAAAFAICGGDNTNNAKIYAKKVPLWIFHGAKDDTVSPDHSIVMVEAIKAAGGDPKFTLYPNDGHNSWDDAFAEPDLLPWLFGHVK, encoded by the coding sequence ATGATAATTGTAAAAAAGTATTTTTTAGTTGTAATGCTGGGCTTAGGCCTGGCATTACCTGTTTTAAGCCATGCCCAAAGCACCGGCAAGTTTGAAAAAGGTTTGTATGCCGAAAAAAAGGATACACTGCCTTACCAGATTTTAATGCCCGAAAATTTCGATCCGCAGAAAAAATACCCGCTGGTTATTGTATTGCACGGAGCTGGTGAACGTGGTAATGATAACCAGGCGCAAATGAAATACGGAACCGGCTTGTTTTTAAATGCAACTTCGAGAGAAAAATACCCGGCCATTGTTATTTATCCGCAATGTCCTGCAAACGGTTTCTGGTCAAACGTGAAGTATAAAAGAGATACCGTGGCCAATAAAAACGTATTTGATTTTCAGGAAGGTGGTGCGCCAACCAAAGCGATGACTGCATTGATGGGATTGATAGATAACTTTTTGGATAAGCCTTATGTGAACAAACACCAGGTTTATATCGGTGGTTTATCAATGGGAGGTATGGGCACGTTCGAGATCATCCGTCGCGAGCCGAAGATATTTGCCGCAGCATTTGCTATTTGTGGCGGCGACAATACCAACAACGCGAAGATCTACGCCAAAAAAGTGCCGCTTTGGATTTTCCATGGCGCTAAAGATGATACCGTTTCGCCAGATCATTCTATCGTAATGGTTGAAGCCATTAAAGCCGCCGGTGGCGATCCGAAGTTTACCCTTTATCCAAATGATGGCCACAATAGCTGGGATGATGCTTTTGCAGAACCTGATTTATTGCCGTGGTTGTTTGGGCATGTGAAGTGA
- a CDS encoding glucoamylase family protein produces the protein MKKIFTIIALLCIGFYASAQKKSSTPTDGIKPVGTIKNLSDSALLDVVQRQTFRYFWDFGHPVSGLARERSNVAYDYGNEVVTTGGSGFGIMAMLVADKRKWITHDQAVERMTKIVEFLYKADSYHGVFPHWMDGKTGKTIRFSRKDDGADLVETSFLFQGLLCARQYFNANNDQERHIRDVINWMWGEVEWNWFTRDGRDVLYWHWSPNNGWAMNFPLRGFNECLITYVLAASGERYPVSPEVYHRGWAQSDFFKNGKTFYGHVLPLGFDYGGPLFYTHYSFLGLNPKGLKDRYADYWEQNLNHTLINHDYCVDNPKKFKGYGPDCWGLTASDNHEGYNAHSPTNDLGVITPTAALSAFPYTPEYSMKALRHFYYDLGDKIWGEYGFTDAFNESKNWYAKSYLAIDEGPIVVMIENYRSGLIWNLFMSCPEVQQGLKKLDFQSSTYHINQ, from the coding sequence ATGAAGAAGATATTCACAATTATCGCTCTGCTTTGCATTGGGTTTTATGCCAGTGCGCAGAAGAAAAGTAGTACCCCCACAGATGGTATCAAACCGGTCGGCACCATCAAAAATTTATCGGATAGTGCACTGCTCGATGTGGTGCAACGGCAAACTTTCCGGTACTTCTGGGACTTTGGCCACCCCGTTAGTGGATTGGCCCGCGAGCGTAGTAATGTAGCTTACGACTATGGAAACGAAGTGGTAACCACCGGCGGCTCGGGCTTCGGGATTATGGCCATGCTGGTTGCCGACAAGCGCAAATGGATCACCCACGACCAAGCAGTTGAGCGCATGACTAAGATCGTAGAGTTTCTTTACAAGGCCGATTCTTACCACGGTGTGTTCCCGCACTGGATGGATGGCAAAACCGGTAAAACCATCCGATTTAGCCGCAAGGATGACGGGGCCGATCTGGTAGAAACCTCATTTCTGTTTCAGGGCTTGCTGTGTGCCCGCCAGTACTTTAATGCCAACAATGACCAGGAACGCCACATCCGCGATGTAATTAACTGGATGTGGGGTGAGGTGGAGTGGAACTGGTTTACCCGCGATGGGAGGGATGTGCTATACTGGCACTGGTCGCCTAACAATGGCTGGGCGATGAACTTTCCGCTGCGTGGATTTAATGAGTGCCTGATCACCTATGTGCTGGCAGCATCGGGTGAACGTTACCCGGTATCGCCTGAAGTTTACCACCGGGGCTGGGCGCAAAGCGATTTCTTTAAAAATGGGAAAACGTTTTATGGCCATGTACTGCCACTGGGCTTTGACTATGGCGGCCCGCTGTTCTACACGCATTATTCATTTTTAGGATTGAACCCTAAAGGCTTGAAAGACCGCTACGCCGACTACTGGGAGCAAAATCTCAACCATACGCTCATCAACCATGACTACTGTGTAGATAACCCCAAAAAGTTTAAAGGTTATGGCCCCGACTGCTGGGGACTAACTGCGAGCGATAACCATGAGGGCTATAATGCCCATTCGCCAACTAATGACCTGGGGGTAATTACGCCGACTGCTGCGCTATCGGCATTCCCTTACACACCCGAATATTCGATGAAAGCATTGCGCCATTTTTATTATGATCTGGGGGATAAGATCTGGGGCGAATATGGTTTTACGGATGCTTTTAACGAGAGTAAAAATTGGTACGCAAAATCGTATCTTGCCATCGATGAGGGGCCGATTGTGGTAATGATTGAGAATTACCGCAGTGGCCTGATCTGGAACTTGTTTATGAGCTGCCCCGAAGTACAACAGGGTTTGAAGAAACTGGACTTTCAAAGCAGTACGTACCATATAAACCAATAA
- the crtD gene encoding 1-hydroxycarotenoid 3,4-desaturase CrtD: MPTKKALIIGAGIAGIATAIRLAVKWYEVEVFEVNSYPGGKLTSIQKDGYRFDAGPSLFTMPQYVDELFTLTGKNPRDYFNYQKLEVVCQYFYEDGTQLTAYADEQKLANEIAAKTGEAAEAMQKFAANSKRIYQITNHVFLERSLHQIKTYLRFNTLKSILRLLQIDAMRTMHKANQNFFKDSRMVQYFDRYATYNGSNPYSAPATLNVIPHLEQHYGAWFPEGGMQAITDSLVKLAESVGVKFHYNSPVEEIVIEDKRTKGIKIKDAFLPADVVVSNMDVWFTYQKLLSKYPALQPKKILQQERSSSALIFYWGIKKLFKQLDLHNIFFSADYEAEFNHIWQEKNISDDPTIYLNISSKYKPDDAPAGHENWFVMINVPNNTGQDWDKLIDEARENIRKKLFRILGADVKQLITSESILDPRSIESKTSSYQGSLYGNSSNTQFAAFLRHANRSARIKNLYFCGGSVHPGGGIPLALLSAKIVGEWVK, from the coding sequence GTGCCCACTAAAAAAGCCCTCATTATCGGAGCCGGAATTGCCGGAATTGCTACTGCCATACGTTTGGCAGTAAAATGGTACGAGGTTGAAGTTTTCGAGGTCAATAGTTATCCGGGTGGTAAGCTTACTTCGATACAAAAAGACGGTTACCGTTTCGATGCAGGCCCCAGTCTATTTACCATGCCGCAGTATGTGGATGAGCTGTTTACACTGACCGGTAAAAACCCGCGCGATTATTTTAACTATCAAAAACTGGAAGTAGTTTGCCAATACTTTTACGAGGATGGCACGCAACTAACGGCTTACGCTGATGAGCAAAAACTGGCTAATGAAATAGCTGCCAAAACCGGTGAAGCTGCCGAGGCGATGCAGAAATTTGCTGCCAATAGTAAAAGAATTTACCAAATCACCAATCATGTTTTTTTAGAGCGATCCCTGCATCAAATAAAAACTTACCTGCGGTTTAATACCCTCAAATCTATTTTAAGGTTATTGCAGATTGATGCTATGCGCACTATGCATAAAGCCAATCAGAACTTTTTTAAGGATAGCCGCATGGTGCAGTATTTCGACAGATATGCCACTTATAACGGATCGAACCCATATAGTGCACCTGCAACCTTAAATGTGATCCCTCACCTCGAGCAGCATTACGGCGCTTGGTTTCCCGAAGGGGGTATGCAGGCTATAACCGACAGCCTTGTAAAGTTGGCCGAATCTGTAGGGGTAAAATTTCACTATAACTCGCCTGTTGAGGAAATAGTTATTGAAGACAAAAGGACGAAAGGGATAAAGATAAAGGATGCTTTTCTTCCGGCTGATGTTGTGGTCTCTAATATGGATGTGTGGTTTACTTATCAAAAATTACTCAGCAAGTATCCTGCACTTCAACCTAAAAAAATACTACAGCAAGAACGCAGCAGCTCTGCCCTGATATTTTATTGGGGAATTAAAAAGCTGTTTAAACAACTCGACCTGCACAATATATTTTTCAGCGCCGATTACGAGGCCGAGTTCAATCACATCTGGCAGGAAAAAAATATCAGCGATGATCCTACCATTTACCTCAATATCAGCTCTAAATATAAACCTGATGATGCACCTGCCGGGCACGAGAATTGGTTTGTAATGATCAATGTACCCAACAATACCGGGCAGGATTGGGATAAACTGATCGATGAAGCGCGGGAAAACATTCGTAAAAAACTATTCCGCATTTTGGGCGCAGATGTTAAACAGTTGATTACTTCTGAAAGCATTCTTGATCCCCGAAGTATCGAAAGTAAAACTTCATCTTATCAGGGTTCTTTATACGGCAATAGCTCTAACACACAATTCGCTGCGTTTTTAAGGCATGCTAACCGGTCTGCCAGAATTAAGAATCTATATTTCTGCGGAGGAAGCGTGCATCCTGGCGGAGGGATTCCGTTGGCTTTGCTATCGGCGAAGATTGTAGGGGAATGGGTGAAATAA
- the bglX gene encoding beta-glucosidase BglX: MPSKIKMMYYRKISCAVIATAITMSGYAQTKKTAPQSKMDQFVSNLMGKMTLDEKIGQLTQYTSDMALTGPSIRAGYKEDIQKGMVGSIFNAYTPAYTRQLQEMAVKNTRLHIPLIFGYDVIHGHKTIFPIPLGESSSWDLAAMEKSAHIAAAEASADGLHWTFAPMVDIARDPRWGRVAEGAGEDVWLGSQIAKARVKGFQGASFDGTTVMACTKHYAGYGFIQGGRDYNVVDVSNRTLWETILPPFKATVDAGVGSFMTSFNEIAGVPSTANKWLVDDVLKKQWNYKGFVVTDYTAINEMVNHGNVANEKEAGEAAINAGIDMDMQGSVFAHYLKQSVSEGKVKVQTIDEAVRRVLEAKYKLGLFADPYKYCNEERAKTEIMSAANLNDARDIARKSFVLLKNYQQVLPLKKSGSIALIGPLGDDKRDMIGNWSGAGDWHKAVGLLEGMKAVAGPGVEITYAKGANIADNKSIVDQMNSQGGELVNDDPDALLKQAMDVARKADVIVMAVGESQGMTGEAASRSDISIPESQQRLMREIYTLGKPVVLVLMNGRPLTLTWEDAHFPAILETWFAGTEAGNAIADVLFGNYNPAGKLTVSFPRSLGQIPVYYDMKKTGRPADPNNKYSSKYLDIANDPLYPFGYGLSYTSFTYTQPVLDKKTIKTTDKLNVSVTVTNNGNYDGEEVVQLYIRDVVGSVTRPMKQLRNFQKVFLRKGESKEIKFTLTNDDLKFYDANMKYTSEPGDFKVFVGTNSRDTQEADFKLTL; the protein is encoded by the coding sequence ATGCCTTCAAAAATTAAGATGATGTACTACAGAAAAATCAGCTGTGCAGTTATTGCCACGGCGATTACTATGAGCGGATATGCGCAGACTAAAAAAACTGCACCGCAAAGCAAAATGGATCAGTTTGTAAGCAACCTGATGGGTAAAATGACCTTGGATGAAAAGATCGGTCAGCTTACGCAATACACCAGCGATATGGCCTTAACCGGGCCGAGTATCCGCGCAGGTTATAAAGAAGATATTCAAAAAGGTATGGTGGGCTCAATATTTAATGCCTATACCCCGGCCTATACCCGCCAATTACAGGAAATGGCGGTAAAGAACACCCGCCTGCACATTCCGCTGATTTTTGGGTACGATGTTATCCACGGACATAAAACGATATTCCCTATTCCGCTGGGTGAAAGCTCGAGCTGGGATTTGGCAGCGATGGAAAAAAGTGCACATATAGCCGCGGCAGAAGCATCGGCAGATGGCTTGCACTGGACATTTGCCCCAATGGTTGATATAGCCCGCGACCCACGCTGGGGCCGTGTTGCCGAAGGTGCTGGTGAAGATGTTTGGCTGGGCAGCCAGATTGCCAAAGCCCGTGTAAAAGGTTTCCAGGGCGCAAGCTTTGATGGTACAACCGTTATGGCTTGTACCAAACACTACGCCGGTTACGGTTTTATACAAGGCGGCCGCGATTACAACGTGGTTGATGTAAGTAACCGTACCTTATGGGAAACCATCTTGCCTCCGTTTAAAGCAACGGTTGATGCAGGCGTGGGCAGTTTCATGACCTCGTTTAATGAAATTGCAGGCGTACCATCTACCGCTAACAAATGGCTGGTTGATGATGTGCTGAAAAAGCAATGGAATTACAAAGGTTTTGTGGTGACAGACTATACTGCCATTAACGAAATGGTGAACCACGGCAACGTAGCCAACGAAAAAGAAGCCGGTGAAGCTGCTATTAACGCAGGCATCGATATGGATATGCAGGGTTCTGTTTTCGCGCATTACCTGAAACAATCAGTTAGTGAAGGCAAGGTAAAAGTGCAGACTATTGATGAGGCTGTTCGCCGCGTACTGGAGGCTAAATATAAACTGGGCTTATTTGCCGATCCTTACAAATACTGTAACGAAGAGCGTGCCAAGACCGAAATTATGAGCGCCGCTAATCTGAATGATGCACGCGATATCGCCCGCAAATCATTCGTATTGTTGAAGAATTATCAGCAGGTGTTACCTTTGAAAAAATCAGGGTCAATAGCCCTGATTGGTCCGCTGGGTGATGATAAAAGGGATATGATCGGTAACTGGTCGGGCGCTGGCGACTGGCATAAAGCCGTTGGCCTGTTAGAAGGTATGAAAGCCGTTGCAGGCCCGGGTGTTGAAATTACTTACGCTAAGGGTGCTAACATTGCCGACAATAAATCTATCGTAGACCAGATGAACAGCCAAGGCGGCGAACTGGTAAATGATGACCCCGACGCGCTATTGAAACAAGCTATGGATGTTGCCCGCAAAGCGGATGTTATTGTAATGGCTGTAGGCGAATCGCAGGGGATGACCGGTGAGGCTGCCAGTCGATCAGATATCAGCATCCCCGAAAGTCAGCAACGTTTAATGCGTGAAATTTATACTTTGGGTAAACCTGTAGTATTAGTGTTGATGAACGGCCGCCCGCTTACCTTAACCTGGGAAGATGCCCATTTCCCGGCCATTTTAGAAACCTGGTTTGCAGGTACCGAGGCCGGTAATGCCATTGCTGATGTATTGTTCGGTAACTATAATCCGGCAGGAAAATTGACTGTCAGCTTTCCGCGCAGCTTAGGTCAGATCCCGGTTTATTATGATATGAAGAAAACCGGTCGACCGGCTGATCCTAATAACAAATACTCATCTAAGTATCTGGATATTGCTAACGACCCGTTGTATCCATTTGGTTATGGTTTGAGCTATACCAGTTTTACTTACACCCAACCGGTATTGGATAAAAAGACCATTAAAACAACCGACAAGCTGAACGTAAGTGTAACGGTTACCAATAATGGTAATTATGACGGCGAAGAAGTGGTACAACTTTACATTCGCGATGTGGTAGGTTCTGTAACCCGCCCAATGAAGCAGTTACGTAACTTCCAGAAAGTATTTTTGCGCAAAGGCGAATCAAAAGAGATCAAGTTTACGTTAACAAACGACGACCTGAAATTCTACGATGCTAATATGAAATATACCAGTGAACCTGGCGATTTCAAGGTGTTTGTAGGCACAAACTCGCGCGATACACAAGAAGCAGACTTTAAACTGACCCTATGA
- a CDS encoding SusC/RagA family TonB-linked outer membrane protein, producing the protein MKQSFTFLFLALFMCWGLSTHAQNTTIKGKVTDATNGEALIGVSVSIKGTTSGTQTDVNGAFSLSAPATATLVFSYIGYASQEAPAGNGQAPLEIKLGAQARELQQVVVVGYGVQRKRDVTGSIGNVSGSTITRQVVNTPTQALQGQVAGVQVISSGQPNSTPQLRIRGTGSLLAGVNPLYVVDGVLTNDIRNINNNDIVSVDVLKDASAAIYGVRGANGVVIITTKKGKKGPPVIAYDANLGFHEAAKTIQMADRQQYTSYQTDVNAGALTADKSPLTYPGSTNWYDAVLRKSFEMDHNISVSGGGDNNTYFLSASYLDDDGIVKTNGYKRFTLRANNEVQLTKKLKFSEQLSLSRSAENPIDAVSIFSNVYRAAPLVIPQDDNGLYGNTSAWGNVGNPLLQLNKINNFTSTNRVQGNVALDYDIIPELRFHTAFNVDGTWDNQRNYLTQFAADGSTFTTGGGNQYQNNSSLFIQQDNMYNFNWDNTLTYDKHFDKHHVTGLVGYTSEKNRFSFINGTRLNVPNNSDQWYLDLGDPSLATSLNNNGDKYTRQSVLARVNYDYAGKYLITGSFRRDGSSKFAQKWGNFYTVGGGWVISEEDFMKDQKIFNYLKLRASYGQLGNDNIASSLYIVTGTPNLPYYYNGQLVEGTAIQQIKDPNLKWEVTNQLDIGFEYAFLNNRLTGEADYYKKKVNDALINVSIPAILGSSSTTYTTNAASFQNQGFEFALKWADKIGTKFSYYASANININHNKLLGLNGGQYLPGGGINGQYVTRTDNGQPIASYYVLQAIGVFQNQAEVNSAPPNSLGEANHVGGLRYADTNGDGKIDGNDRIYAGSYQPKYYGGFNLGVKYSAFDLSTDFYYNWGNKIYNGNKNVKSDLRDNIDADFADNRFTAANPSSSVPNVITSNTPPSTYFIESGAFLRLNNLTFGYTLPADVLKKIAISKLRVFLTAQNLFTITGYSGISPELTPANTNVTAVNASTAAGVAASSASILSSGIDQAVYPVVRTFSFGVNVTF; encoded by the coding sequence ATGAAACAATCTTTTACTTTTCTATTTCTTGCGCTTTTTATGTGTTGGGGATTAAGTACCCATGCCCAAAACACTACCATAAAAGGCAAGGTAACCGACGCCACCAACGGCGAAGCGCTTATTGGGGTATCCGTGAGCATTAAAGGCACAACAAGCGGTACACAAACAGATGTTAACGGCGCATTTTCGCTCAGCGCCCCCGCTACTGCAACATTGGTTTTTAGCTACATTGGCTACGCCTCGCAAGAGGCACCGGCGGGTAATGGCCAGGCGCCGCTCGAAATTAAGTTAGGCGCGCAGGCACGCGAACTACAGCAGGTTGTTGTTGTAGGTTACGGCGTGCAGCGTAAGCGTGATGTTACCGGTTCAATCGGTAACGTTAGCGGATCTACCATTACACGACAAGTGGTAAATACACCAACACAGGCTTTGCAAGGCCAGGTTGCCGGTGTGCAGGTTATCTCATCCGGTCAGCCTAACTCTACGCCGCAATTGAGGATCCGTGGTACGGGGTCATTATTGGCTGGTGTTAACCCGCTTTATGTGGTTGATGGGGTTTTAACCAATGATATCCGTAACATCAACAATAATGATATTGTGAGCGTGGATGTTTTGAAGGATGCATCTGCCGCCATTTATGGCGTACGTGGTGCAAACGGTGTGGTTATCATCACCACTAAAAAAGGTAAAAAAGGCCCGCCTGTTATTGCGTATGATGCCAACCTGGGATTCCATGAAGCTGCCAAGACTATCCAGATGGCAGATCGCCAACAATATACATCCTACCAAACTGATGTTAATGCAGGTGCACTTACGGCAGATAAATCGCCATTAACCTATCCGGGCAGTACCAACTGGTATGATGCTGTTTTACGCAAAAGCTTCGAGATGGATCATAATATTTCCGTATCAGGCGGTGGCGATAACAATACCTATTTTTTGAGTGCCAGCTATTTGGACGATGATGGTATCGTAAAAACAAACGGTTACAAACGCTTTACCTTACGTGCCAATAATGAAGTGCAGCTCACTAAAAAGCTGAAATTCAGCGAGCAGTTATCCTTAAGCCGATCGGCAGAAAATCCTATCGATGCAGTAAGCATTTTTAGCAACGTATACCGGGCAGCGCCATTAGTAATCCCGCAGGATGATAATGGTTTGTATGGTAACACTTCGGCCTGGGGTAACGTGGGTAACCCTTTGCTGCAACTTAATAAGATCAATAATTTTACCAGTACCAACAGGGTGCAGGGTAATGTGGCTTTAGATTATGATATTATCCCCGAACTGCGTTTCCATACCGCGTTTAACGTGGATGGCACCTGGGATAACCAGCGTAACTACTTAACCCAGTTTGCGGCCGATGGCAGCACCTTTACTACCGGCGGCGGTAACCAGTATCAGAACAATAGCTCATTGTTTATCCAGCAGGATAACATGTATAATTTTAACTGGGATAATACATTAACCTACGATAAGCATTTTGATAAACACCACGTAACCGGGCTGGTAGGTTACACCAGCGAAAAAAACAGGTTTAGCTTTATTAATGGTACACGTTTAAATGTACCCAATAATTCCGACCAATGGTACCTCGACCTGGGCGATCCAAGTTTAGCTACATCATTAAATAATAATGGCGATAAATATACCCGCCAATCTGTACTGGCCCGCGTTAATTATGATTATGCAGGTAAGTATTTAATTACAGGATCATTCCGCCGGGATGGCAGCTCTAAGTTTGCGCAGAAATGGGGAAACTTTTATACCGTAGGCGGTGGCTGGGTAATATCCGAAGAGGATTTTATGAAAGATCAGAAGATCTTCAATTATCTGAAACTGCGCGCCAGTTACGGTCAGCTGGGTAATGATAACATTGCATCAAGCTTATACATTGTAACTGGTACACCTAACCTGCCTTACTATTATAATGGTCAGCTGGTAGAGGGTACGGCCATTCAGCAAATTAAAGACCCTAATTTAAAATGGGAGGTTACCAACCAGCTGGATATTGGCTTTGAATATGCTTTCTTAAACAACCGCTTAACCGGTGAGGCCGATTACTATAAAAAGAAGGTAAACGACGCGCTGATCAACGTAAGCATCCCGGCTATTTTGGGTTCAAGTTCTACTACTTACACCACCAATGCGGCATCATTCCAAAATCAGGGTTTTGAGTTTGCTTTAAAATGGGCTGATAAAATTGGCACCAAGTTTTCATACTACGCCAGTGCCAATATCAATATTAACCATAATAAACTGCTTGGGTTAAACGGGGGCCAATACCTGCCGGGTGGTGGTATTAACGGGCAGTACGTTACCCGTACAGATAACGGCCAGCCTATTGCCAGTTACTATGTGCTGCAGGCCATTGGCGTTTTCCAGAACCAGGCCGAAGTTAATTCTGCCCCACCAAATTCATTGGGCGAAGCCAACCACGTAGGTGGCCTAAGATATGCCGATACCAATGGCGACGGCAAAATTGACGGTAACGACCGTATTTACGCAGGCTCTTATCAACCTAAATATTATGGTGGTTTTAACCTGGGTGTTAAGTACAGCGCATTTGATCTCAGTACCGATTTTTACTACAACTGGGGCAACAAGATCTACAACGGTAATAAAAATGTGAAGAGCGATTTGCGCGATAATATAGATGCCGATTTTGCCGATAACCGTTTCACAGCAGCCAATCCATCGAGCTCTGTACCTAACGTAATTACATCAAATACACCACCATCAACCTATTTTATTGAATCAGGCGCCTTCTTGAGGTTAAACAACTTAACCTTCGGTTATACCCTGCCTGCCGATGTATTAAAGAAAATTGCAATCAGTAAACTGAGGGTGTTCCTAACCGCACAAAACCTGTTTACCATTACGGGCTACAGCGGTATCTCGCCAGAGCTTACCCCGGCTAATACCAACGTAACCGCAGTAAATGCATCAACTGCAGCAGGTGTGGCAGCCTCTTCGGCCAGTATCTTGTCGTCGGGGATCGATCAGGCAGTGTACCCGGTTGTGCGCACGTTTTCATTTGGTGTTAATGTTACATTCTAA
- a CDS encoding RagB/SusD family nutrient uptake outer membrane protein, with protein sequence MKKIFNIKFMALVAVFTVIIIAVNACKNYLDVPPQGQITASQIITDPVQAANLVTGIYNIFYIGGFDPDIESFQYVIMTDIASDDADKGSSPTDYGDALQIDNLTTTPTNANINLIWTGYYQGIGRANQALGVLQNAQFDATTKNKLIGEARFLRAWFYFNMVRFFGGVPLLDHVPTAAEANQDQYQTRASVDDIYKLITGDLDFAVANLPEKGSTDVGRATKGAAEALEAKVYLYLKNYQKAYDLSEAVITGGKYSLVKDYSLIWRENAVNGDGGINNAESIFEIQAGINQDCSSGVNLYVVSQGPRAGGKFGWSDLGFGFNNPSQSLINDYEAADVRKNGTIIFIKPGGTVLFDGFRIPGQDSVQNSTYSYKAYHSRTAERNCGGNTDHLPKQLRLLRYGEVLLINAEAAFQLGKTGDAATDIGLLRTRAGLSATPPAGISLTSIWHEHRMEMAEEHDRFFDLVRQDGVQSGRAAAAFAADGGKVWKSTNALFPIPQQQIDLSGGRLKQNPGY encoded by the coding sequence ATGAAAAAGATCTTCAACATAAAGTTTATGGCATTGGTTGCAGTGTTTACCGTAATTATAATTGCTGTTAATGCCTGCAAAAATTACCTCGATGTGCCACCGCAAGGGCAAATAACGGCATCACAAATTATCACAGATCCGGTACAGGCTGCTAACCTGGTAACCGGTATTTATAACATATTTTACATCGGTGGTTTCGACCCGGATATTGAGAGTTTTCAATATGTGATCATGACTGATATAGCGTCAGACGATGCGGATAAAGGCAGTTCGCCCACAGATTATGGCGATGCCCTACAGATTGATAACCTGACCACTACGCCTACAAACGCCAATATTAACCTAATCTGGACAGGCTACTACCAAGGTATAGGTCGTGCTAATCAGGCTTTGGGTGTTTTGCAAAATGCCCAGTTTGATGCCACTACTAAAAACAAACTGATAGGCGAAGCCCGTTTTCTGCGTGCCTGGTTTTACTTTAACATGGTAAGGTTTTTTGGTGGAGTACCACTGTTAGATCACGTGCCTACAGCTGCCGAAGCCAATCAGGACCAGTACCAAACCCGCGCTTCGGTTGATGACATTTATAAATTGATTACCGGCGATCTTGACTTCGCAGTAGCCAACCTGCCAGAAAAAGGCTCAACAGACGTAGGCCGTGCCACCAAAGGCGCCGCTGAAGCATTGGAGGCTAAAGTTTATCTGTACCTGAAGAATTACCAAAAAGCTTATGACCTATCTGAAGCCGTAATTACCGGCGGCAAGTACAGCCTAGTGAAAGATTACTCACTGATATGGCGCGAAAACGCTGTTAATGGCGATGGCGGTATCAACAATGCCGAATCTATCTTCGAAATTCAGGCCGGTATCAACCAAGATTGTTCATCGGGTGTAAACCTGTACGTGGTTTCACAAGGACCAAGGGCTGGGGGCAAATTTGGCTGGTCGGATCTGGGTTTCGGTTTCAACAACCCATCGCAAAGCCTGATTAATGACTATGAAGCTGCCGATGTTCGTAAGAACGGAACCATTATATTTATTAAGCCTGGTGGTACGGTGCTGTTCGATGGTTTCCGCATTCCCGGTCAGGATTCGGTGCAGAACTCAACCTATAGTTACAAAGCCTACCATAGCCGCACAGCAGAAAGAAATTGCGGGGGCAACACTGATCACCTGCCGAAGCAACTGCGTTTGCTACGTTATGGCGAAGTTTTGCTGATTAATGCCGAAGCTGCTTTCCAATTAGGTAAAACCGGTGACGCAGCTACCGATATTGGTTTACTGCGTACCCGTGCCGGTTTATCGGCCACACCACCGGCAGGTATCAGCCTTACTTCTATCTGGCACGAGCACCGTATGGAGATGGCCGAAGAGCACGATCGCTTCTTCGACCTGGTTCGTCAGGATGGGGTACAATCCGGCCGGGCAGCTGCTGCTTTTGCTGCCGATGGTGGTAAAGTCTGGAAGTCGACCAACGCGCTGTTCCCAATTCCGCAACAGCAAATTGACCTGAGCGGTGGCCGCTTAAAACAGAACCCCGGCTATTAA